The Gemmatimonadota bacterium genome has a window encoding:
- a CDS encoding membrane dipeptidase, which translates to MLIVDSHLDIAYNALEWDRDLFQPIAKIREAEAGMAQKGRGLGVVNFEELRRGGIGLFFVTVNCRIASMGKRFSGVRTQDIAYARCMGELAYYRLMESKGVFRQIRNRTELDAHLAEWDADPQATPLGFVLSMEGADGIVGPEQVAEWWDEGLRVVSLCHYGVSSYAHGTQAPGGLTPRGSPMLEALQAAGIILDVSHLAEQAFWEALDIFTGPVLATHNCCRALCDHDRQLDDQQIKALAERGGVIGTALDVWMISPLWDPVAMDNSGITLETVVDHIDHVCQLTGSARHAAIGTDTDGGYGKEQCPSDLETIADLRKIPAILERRGYSETDIADIMHGNWVRTLRTTWS; encoded by the coding sequence ATGCTGATCGTCGATTCCCACCTGGATATCGCCTACAACGCCCTCGAATGGGATCGGGATCTGTTCCAGCCCATCGCCAAGATCCGCGAGGCCGAAGCCGGCATGGCGCAGAAGGGGCGCGGCCTGGGCGTGGTGAATTTCGAGGAGCTTCGGCGCGGCGGGATCGGCCTCTTTTTCGTCACGGTGAACTGCCGGATCGCTTCGATGGGAAAGCGTTTTTCCGGGGTGCGCACCCAGGACATCGCCTACGCCAGGTGCATGGGCGAGTTGGCCTACTACCGCCTGATGGAATCCAAAGGCGTCTTTCGACAGATACGCAACCGGACCGAGCTCGACGCCCACCTCGCCGAGTGGGACGCCGATCCCCAGGCAACCCCGCTGGGGTTCGTCCTCAGCATGGAAGGCGCGGACGGCATCGTAGGTCCCGAACAGGTGGCCGAGTGGTGGGATGAAGGCCTGCGGGTCGTGAGTCTGTGTCACTACGGGGTCAGCTCCTACGCCCACGGAACCCAGGCACCCGGCGGCCTTACGCCACGGGGAAGCCCGATGCTCGAAGCCCTGCAGGCGGCCGGGATCATCCTGGATGTGAGCCACCTGGCCGAGCAGGCATTCTGGGAAGCGCTTGACATATTTACTGGTCCCGTACTGGCCACCCACAACTGCTGCCGGGCCCTTTGCGACCACGACCGCCAGCTCGACGACCAACAGATCAAGGCCCTGGCCGAGCGTGGCGGTGTCATCGGCACGGCCCTGGACGTCTGGATGATCTCCCCTCTGTGGGACCCGGTCGCCATGGACAACTCGGGCATCACGCTGGAGACCGTGGTCGACCACATCGACCATGTCTGCCAGCTGACCGGGAGCGCGCGCCACGCCGCCATCGGCACCGACACGGACGGCGGCTACGGTAAAGAGCAGTGCCCGTCCGATCTCGAAACCATCGCCGACCTGCGGAAGATTCCCGCCATCCTCGAACGCCGCGGCTATTCGGAGACCGATATTGCCGATATCATGCACGGCAACTGGGTTCGGACGCTGCGCACGACGTGGAGTTGA
- a CDS encoding TIGR04255 family protein: MSIEDQFDAQRALSDAYPRVEILPPIADEWMDGFQLTQDLNPDRMGVVLVRLRSNDGNWMCQIQANKFYFNWIRPDLEPVGSYPGYEAIYRRFCEAFQALSQRFPKITSNPVKYYDLGYHDRLEWQDYIDSLSDAHKIMRFNPPEIETPEGLNNSFSRYTYSYGPLGGYGVFAMNTATAATGKQVLQLESTLRGILPNQSREDWFNAAHMIQYDHFERIFTPEVLKRWS; this comes from the coding sequence TTGTCAATTGAGGACCAGTTTGACGCCCAGCGAGCCTTATCGGACGCATACCCCCGAGTGGAGATCCTTCCTCCTATTGCTGACGAATGGATGGATGGATTTCAGCTAACACAAGACTTGAATCCCGACAGAATGGGAGTTGTCCTCGTACGTTTGCGCAGCAATGATGGTAATTGGATGTGTCAAATTCAGGCAAACAAGTTTTACTTCAACTGGATTCGTCCAGACCTTGAGCCGGTCGGTAGCTACCCAGGCTACGAAGCAATTTATCGGAGATTTTGTGAGGCATTCCAAGCCCTAAGCCAGCGTTTCCCAAAAATCACTTCTAATCCGGTCAAGTACTACGATCTTGGCTATCATGATCGTCTCGAGTGGCAAGATTACATCGATAGCCTAAGTGATGCACACAAAATCATGCGGTTCAACCCTCCAGAGATCGAGACGCCAGAAGGACTCAACAACTCATTTTCACGATATACATATAGCTATGGTCCTTTGGGCGGATATGGTGTTTTCGCCATGAATACGGCCACAGCTGCCACGGGCAAACAGGTACTTCAGCTCGAGAGCACTCTTCGTGGGATACTCCCAAATCAGTCCAGAGAAGACTGGTTCAACGCCGCCCACATGATTCAGTACGATCATTTTGAGAGGATTTTCACACCGGAGGTCCTAAAGCGATGGAGTTGA
- the katG gene encoding catalase/peroxidase HPI, with the protein MTTNQTWWPDQLDLKPLRQNAPQSDPMDEDFDYAEAVRDLDVDALRKDIEAVMTTSQDWWPADYGHYGPLFIRMTWHAAGTYRISDGRGGGGSGHQRFAPLNSWPDNGNLDKARRLLWPIKKKYGRNLSWADLLIFAGNCALESMGFKTFGFAFGRPDVWEADETDWGSETTWLDDERHDEDGTLQDPLGADHMGLIYVNPEGPNGNPDPALAAKYIRQTFKNMAMNDEETVALIAGGHTFGKAHGAGPEDHVGPEPEGACIHQQGLGWKSSHGSGKAGDTITSGLEGAWTSNPVKWDNEFVENLYAHEWELTKSPAGKCQYAPKNAAAVANVPDAHDPAKKHAPMMLTTDLSLKVDPDYAAITKRFLESPADLEDAFARAWFKLLHRDMGPRSRYIGPLVPDEALLWQDPVPDVDHEVIGAQDIAGLKAKVLASGLSVSQLVSTAWAAASSYRGTDKRGGANGARIRLAPQKDWEVNDPSALGGVLQTLEQIQEDFNGSQSGGKRVSLADLIVLAGCAGVEQAARDAGHDVQVPFAPGRTDATDEWTDAESFAVLEPTADGFRNYLQAGQEGKAEDLLVERAYMLTLTAPEMTALIGGLRALNANTGQSRHGVFTDRPGTLSNDFFVNLLDMDTEWSVSSGSEDVYEGRDSQTGDLKWTATRVDLVFGSNSELRAYAEVYGSDDAQEVFVRDFVGAWSKVMNLDRFDLA; encoded by the coding sequence ATGACTACTAACCAGACCTGGTGGCCGGATCAACTGGACCTGAAACCGCTTCGCCAGAACGCGCCCCAGTCCGACCCCATGGATGAGGATTTCGACTACGCCGAGGCGGTCAGGGACCTCGATGTCGACGCGCTGCGAAAAGACATCGAAGCGGTGATGACGACCTCGCAGGACTGGTGGCCCGCCGACTACGGCCACTACGGGCCCCTCTTCATCCGCATGACCTGGCACGCCGCGGGTACGTACCGCATCAGCGACGGACGGGGCGGCGGCGGTTCCGGCCATCAGCGCTTCGCGCCGCTCAACAGCTGGCCCGACAACGGGAACCTGGACAAGGCGCGCCGCCTGCTCTGGCCCATCAAGAAGAAATACGGCCGAAATCTCTCCTGGGCCGACCTGCTCATCTTCGCCGGCAACTGCGCGCTGGAGTCCATGGGATTCAAGACCTTCGGTTTCGCCTTCGGGCGTCCGGACGTCTGGGAGGCGGACGAGACGGACTGGGGCTCGGAGACCACATGGCTCGACGATGAGCGCCACGACGAAGACGGCACGCTGCAGGACCCGCTCGGTGCAGACCACATGGGCCTGATTTACGTGAACCCGGAGGGGCCGAACGGTAATCCGGACCCGGCCCTGGCGGCTAAGTATATCCGTCAGACGTTCAAGAACATGGCGATGAACGACGAGGAGACGGTTGCGCTGATCGCCGGAGGGCACACCTTCGGCAAGGCCCACGGCGCCGGTCCCGAGGATCACGTCGGTCCCGAACCGGAAGGCGCCTGTATTCATCAGCAGGGTCTCGGATGGAAAAGCAGCCACGGCAGCGGCAAGGCCGGCGATACGATCACGAGCGGCCTGGAAGGCGCCTGGACCAGCAACCCGGTGAAGTGGGACAACGAATTCGTCGAGAACCTGTATGCCCACGAGTGGGAGCTGACGAAGAGTCCGGCCGGCAAATGCCAGTATGCGCCGAAGAACGCCGCCGCGGTAGCCAACGTGCCGGACGCCCACGATCCTGCGAAGAAGCATGCCCCCATGATGCTCACCACGGACCTGTCGCTGAAGGTGGATCCGGACTATGCCGCGATTACGAAGCGCTTTCTCGAGAGCCCCGCGGACCTGGAAGACGCCTTCGCCCGGGCGTGGTTCAAGTTGCTCCATCGCGACATGGGACCCCGCAGCCGGTACATCGGGCCGCTGGTTCCCGACGAGGCGCTGCTGTGGCAAGACCCGGTCCCTGACGTGGATCACGAGGTGATCGGCGCGCAGGATATCGCCGGACTCAAGGCGAAGGTCCTGGCCTCCGGCCTGTCCGTTTCCCAACTGGTCTCGACCGCCTGGGCGGCCGCTTCATCCTACCGCGGTACCGACAAGCGCGGCGGAGCCAACGGAGCGCGCATCCGTCTCGCACCGCAGAAGGACTGGGAAGTGAACGATCCGTCCGCGCTCGGCGGGGTGCTGCAGACGCTGGAGCAGATCCAGGAGGATTTCAACGGTTCGCAGTCTGGCGGGAAGCGGGTCTCCCTCGCCGACCTGATCGTCCTGGCCGGATGTGCGGGCGTAGAGCAGGCCGCCCGGGACGCCGGTCATGACGTGCAGGTTCCTTTCGCACCGGGCCGTACGGACGCGACGGACGAATGGACCGACGCGGAGTCCTTCGCCGTGCTCGAACCCACCGCGGACGGGTTCCGCAACTACCTCCAGGCAGGGCAGGAAGGCAAAGCGGAAGACCTGCTGGTGGAGCGGGCCTACATGCTGACGCTCACCGCGCCCGAGATGACGGCGCTAATCGGCGGCCTGCGCGCCTTGAACGCGAACACCGGGCAGTCCCGGCACGGCGTGTTCACCGACCGGCCGGGGACGCTTTCCAACGACTTCTTCGTGAACCTGCTCGACATGGACACCGAGTGGAGCGTGTCGTCCGGTTCGGAGGACGTGTACGAGGGCCGCGACAGTCAGACCGGTGATCTCAAGTGGACGGCCACCCGGGTGGACCTCGTCTTCGGTTCAAACTCCGAGCTTCGCGCCTATGCGGAAGTCTATGGAAGCGACGACGCGCAGGAGGTTTTCGTGCGCGACTTCGTGGGAGCGTGGAGCAAGGTGATGAATCTCGACCGGTTCGATCTGGCGTAG
- a CDS encoding DUF4377 domain-containing protein: MPSQLNSTYRRPTIVPFLLWVLIFAGCDGSEDPVGPDPIEPGPDGQEYIEVRVVTVGPTLAKCYGVGLRTCMVVDGLLFYDAIEGFEYEAGYTYRLRIGKFDPWGGNEPPQDASRYAYRLLEQLEKTAAPSTAVTLSIGPARVVCAGSDDFCPVVDGAPYDDTINGFDYEAGHY; the protein is encoded by the coding sequence ATGCCATCTCAACTCAATTCAACATATCGCCGCCCGACCATCGTTCCCTTTCTGCTGTGGGTTCTGATATTTGCCGGCTGTGACGGCTCCGAGGATCCGGTAGGGCCTGACCCGATCGAGCCCGGACCGGACGGGCAGGAGTACATCGAAGTACGGGTCGTTACCGTCGGCCCCACCCTGGCCAAGTGCTATGGCGTAGGCCTGCGGACGTGCATGGTGGTTGACGGTCTTTTGTTCTATGATGCAATCGAAGGTTTCGAGTACGAGGCCGGCTATACCTACCGCCTCCGGATCGGCAAATTCGATCCGTGGGGTGGGAATGAGCCGCCGCAGGATGCGAGCCGGTACGCGTACCGGCTGCTGGAGCAACTGGAGAAGACCGCGGCGCCGTCCACGGCGGTAACCCTGTCAATAGGTCCCGCGCGCGTCGTATGCGCTGGCAGTGACGACTTCTGTCCGGTGGTGGACGGCGCGCCGTACGACGACACAATCAATGGCTTCGATTACGAGGCCGGCCATTACTAG
- a CDS encoding phytanoyl-CoA dioxygenase family protein: MLTDEQIRQYREDGYLFFEALIQGERLARYKQVFDELVAEGRKLTEQEPHWALELDEHGEPRAGLLHKVQGVCVVDARVLELVREPAIVDRVAVLIGENIDVFGTKFFPKLPDGGTSTGWHQDNFYFGTDTDRIISCGIYLEDSDVENGCLRVVPGSHRIGEIVEHRRELSRHGSWTKVDEAQAVDLVIPAGTVVLFSANLLHGAYDNHSNRTRYSTAWHYLPEELNPKQFLKGIYEDRHVARKI, from the coding sequence ATGTTGACCGACGAACAGATACGGCAGTATCGGGAAGACGGCTATCTCTTCTTTGAAGCCCTGATTCAAGGCGAGCGATTAGCCCGTTACAAACAGGTGTTTGATGAACTGGTCGCGGAGGGGCGCAAACTGACCGAGCAGGAACCACACTGGGCGCTCGAGCTGGACGAGCACGGTGAACCCCGGGCGGGTTTGCTCCACAAAGTCCAGGGGGTTTGCGTGGTCGACGCCCGTGTGTTGGAACTCGTGCGTGAACCGGCGATCGTAGACCGCGTGGCCGTACTGATTGGCGAAAACATCGATGTATTCGGCACCAAGTTCTTCCCGAAGTTGCCCGATGGCGGCACGTCAACGGGCTGGCACCAGGACAATTTCTATTTCGGGACCGATACGGATCGCATTATCAGTTGCGGGATTTATCTGGAAGATTCGGACGTGGAGAATGGCTGTCTGCGGGTGGTGCCCGGCAGCCACCGGATCGGTGAGATTGTTGAGCACCGCAGGGAGTTGAGCAGGCATGGCAGTTGGACGAAGGTCGATGAAGCGCAGGCCGTGGACCTGGTCATTCCCGCGGGGACGGTCGTGCTATTTTCCGCCAATCTCCTGCACGGCGCATACGATAACCACAGCAATCGCACACGCTATAGCACGGCATGGCATTACTTGCCCGAAGAACTCAATCCGAAGCAGTTTCTAAAGGGAATTTACGAAGACCGGCACGTGGCGCGGAAGATTTGA
- a CDS encoding class I SAM-dependent methyltransferase produces MAANSAQESRRLLHSVKDKYNGPEELDIRKEELKDGIREAEQAFVGKYPLDSRLLDIGCATGRLCFALARQGYDVTGIDVAKKQIEQAKQTAEAERVNVTFLQYEMPTLPFPDASFAAAFMGNVYCYVPHRASRIAFLEEVARVLDPNGEVFLSQTVLDSVLEGYEDIYDANHRKFAPDYETLEEGDGFVLGAPHYLHFFFGEDLKAELEASPFQMVSSVLKKGDFKCVLRKQNT; encoded by the coding sequence ATGGCTGCCAATAGCGCACAGGAATCCCGGAGATTGCTGCACTCCGTAAAGGACAAGTACAATGGCCCTGAAGAACTCGATATCCGAAAAGAAGAGCTGAAAGACGGTATCCGGGAGGCGGAACAGGCGTTTGTAGGAAAGTACCCGCTAGACAGTCGCCTCTTAGACATTGGATGCGCGACAGGACGATTATGCTTCGCACTTGCACGGCAGGGATACGACGTCACCGGTATCGATGTTGCCAAAAAACAGATTGAGCAGGCAAAGCAAACCGCAGAAGCGGAACGCGTCAATGTGACGTTTCTACAGTACGAAATGCCGACTCTGCCTTTTCCCGACGCCTCATTTGCCGCTGCGTTTATGGGAAACGTCTATTGCTACGTCCCGCACCGCGCGTCCCGTATCGCTTTTCTGGAAGAGGTCGCGCGTGTGCTTGATCCCAATGGCGAGGTTTTTCTTTCGCAGACTGTCCTGGATTCCGTACTGGAAGGTTACGAAGACATCTACGATGCCAACCATCGTAAATTCGCTCCCGACTACGAGACCCTGGAAGAAGGAGACGGATTCGTCCTGGGAGCGCCACACTATTTGCACTTTTTCTTCGGTGAAGACCTCAAGGCGGAACTGGAGGCTTCTCCGTTTCAGATGGTCAGTTCAGTTTTGAAGAAGGGTGATTTTAAATGTGTTTTACGGAAGCAAAATACATAA
- a CDS encoding 3-oxo-5-alpha-steroid 4-dehydrogenase — translation MAPLVFLAMWQIHYVNRTLIYPFRIRTGRSMPLIAAGAGFFFNVLNAYVNARFVSHFGEYGVSWLTEPCFLIGLAVFAAGMFLNVHSDNILLSLRKQGRTGYAIPGRGAFRYVSCPNYLGEIMEWTGWAIATWSLGGLAFCAFTIANLVPRARSNHQWYRKEFPDYPPNRRALIPGVF, via the coding sequence ATGGCCCCGCTGGTGTTCCTGGCGATGTGGCAGATACACTACGTCAACCGGACGCTCATCTACCCGTTTCGGATCCGCACCGGGCGAAGCATGCCGCTGATTGCCGCTGGAGCGGGGTTCTTCTTCAATGTGCTGAACGCTTACGTAAACGCTCGGTTCGTCTCGCACTTCGGGGAGTACGGCGTTTCATGGTTGACCGAACCGTGTTTCCTGATCGGACTGGCGGTTTTCGCCGCCGGCATGTTTCTGAACGTGCACAGCGACAACATTCTGCTGAGCCTGCGGAAACAGGGAAGGACGGGATACGCCATCCCCGGCCGCGGCGCCTTCCGGTACGTCTCCTGCCCGAACTACCTGGGCGAAATCATGGAATGGACGGGTTGGGCGATCGCGACCTGGTCGCTCGGCGGACTGGCGTTCTGTGCCTTTACGATCGCCAATCTGGTCCCCAGGGCCCGCAGCAACCACCAATGGTACCGAAAAGAGTTCCCGGACTACCCACCGAACCGCCGCGCCCTCATCCCGGGCGTGTTCTGA
- a CDS encoding DUF1295 domain-containing protein, with amino-acid sequence MIEWLGIEHLFELSRTEAILGFFTPLVIYAVFFLVQLLLPGRWVPGYVVNLETGEHRNYRLNGLLVFLIAIVVWALELTGLPHDWFYRSSIYAVAGGTVFSIIFTLIAVFSQPQGKVKNRFLAWWFGRAQEISFFKERIDVKMYMYVVGGTMLSLNALSGAVYHYELFGENTNPGVILYAAFFTFYIMDYMVFERVQLYTYDLIHENVGFKLIWGCLVVYGWLFILPLWGLAAYPNPGFSPVWTNVWLIGTSALFLFGWGISRGANLQKYTFKRWPERKFLGLIEPKYIQAGDRRILCSGLWGVARHLNYMGEGFLALSIALVFGYFTNFWAWTYFLFIVSLFTYRQRDDERHCAGKYGAEKWAEYQAQVKYRIVPWIY; translated from the coding sequence ATGATAGAATGGCTGGGCATCGAACACCTTTTCGAACTGTCCCGGACGGAAGCGATATTGGGGTTCTTCACCCCGCTGGTGATCTACGCCGTGTTCTTCCTGGTCCAGCTATTGCTGCCCGGCAGGTGGGTCCCCGGCTACGTCGTCAACCTGGAGACCGGTGAGCATCGCAATTACCGGCTCAACGGCCTGCTCGTGTTCTTGATCGCGATCGTCGTGTGGGCGCTCGAACTCACCGGGCTTCCCCACGACTGGTTCTACCGGTCCTCGATCTATGCCGTGGCCGGCGGAACGGTCTTCAGCATAATCTTCACCCTGATTGCCGTGTTCAGCCAGCCGCAGGGCAAGGTGAAGAACCGTTTCCTGGCATGGTGGTTCGGCCGGGCGCAGGAGATTTCGTTCTTCAAGGAACGTATCGACGTGAAGATGTACATGTACGTCGTAGGCGGAACGATGCTGTCGCTCAACGCCCTGTCCGGGGCCGTGTACCATTACGAGCTTTTCGGCGAGAATACCAATCCGGGTGTTATCCTGTATGCGGCGTTCTTCACCTTCTACATCATGGACTACATGGTCTTCGAGCGCGTACAGCTCTATACCTACGACCTGATCCACGAGAATGTGGGCTTCAAGCTGATCTGGGGCTGTCTCGTGGTCTACGGATGGCTGTTCATCCTCCCACTGTGGGGTTTGGCCGCGTACCCGAACCCCGGATTCTCGCCGGTCTGGACGAATGTCTGGCTCATCGGCACGTCCGCGCTGTTCCTGTTCGGCTGGGGCATCTCCCGCGGCGCCAACCTGCAGAAGTACACGTTCAAGCGATGGCCCGAACGCAAGTTCCTCGGCCTCATCGAGCCGAAATACATTCAGGCCGGCGACCGCAGGATCCTGTGCAGCGGCCTCTGGGGCGTCGCCCGACACTTAAACTACATGGGCGAAGGGTTTCTTGCCCTGTCCATCGCCCTGGTATTCGGCTACTTCACGAATTTCTGGGCCTGGACCTATTTTCTCTTCATCGTCTCGCTGTTCACCTACCGTCAACGGGATGACGAAAGGCACTGCGCCGGGAAATACGGCGCCGAAAAATGGGCGGAGTACCAGGCACAGGTGAAGTACCGGATCGTCCCGTGGATTTACTAA
- a CDS encoding phytanoyl-CoA dioxygenase family protein has product MDHELLDRGFEPRPLTDAQRGALDTDGFIVLEEIIPPDWLAELRHAFDTTYDREGEKAGVEVAQMEGVRRLADLVNKGSAFDAVYLQPELLTAVFHILQRPFKLHSLNGHDPLPGSGLQILHADWGQPAEPGGPYHVVNSLWMLDDFTEVNGATRCVPGSHLIPGRITDHVADRLADHPDQAHLTGRAGSVAVFNGSLWHSSYVNRSDAPRRALHCAFIAREHPQQTNQRECLQSATAQRLSQLARYILDVEDVPR; this is encoded by the coding sequence TTGGACCACGAATTGCTTGACCGGGGATTCGAACCCCGGCCGCTGACGGACGCCCAACGCGGCGCGCTGGACACCGATGGTTTCATCGTGTTGGAGGAGATCATCCCGCCGGACTGGCTCGCCGAGTTGCGCCATGCATTTGATACGACATATGATCGCGAGGGTGAAAAAGCTGGCGTGGAAGTCGCTCAGATGGAAGGCGTGCGCCGGCTTGCCGACCTGGTCAACAAGGGATCGGCATTCGATGCGGTCTACCTGCAGCCCGAGCTCTTGACGGCAGTCTTCCATATCCTGCAGCGGCCGTTCAAGCTACACTCGCTCAACGGACACGACCCCCTGCCCGGAAGCGGGTTACAGATACTGCACGCCGATTGGGGCCAACCTGCCGAGCCCGGCGGGCCGTACCACGTCGTCAATTCCTTGTGGATGCTCGACGACTTCACCGAGGTGAACGGCGCGACGCGCTGCGTGCCCGGCAGCCACCTGATACCCGGCAGGATTACCGACCACGTGGCGGATCGCCTGGCGGACCACCCCGACCAGGCGCATCTGACGGGCCGCGCGGGTTCGGTGGCCGTATTCAACGGCAGCCTCTGGCACAGCTCGTACGTGAACCGCAGCGATGCCCCCCGGCGAGCCCTGCACTGTGCCTTTATAGCCCGTGAACACCCGCAACAGACCAATCAGCGGGAATGCCTGCAGTCCGCGACTGCCCAACGCCTGTCCCAGCTGGCGCGCTACATCCTGGACGTCGAGGACGTCCCACGGTAA
- a CDS encoding SDR family NAD(P)-dependent oxidoreductase gives MSGRHVIVTGASPGSLGYETARILASWGARVVATCVRNVPLMESSLKDDLRRCGVDADNITAHRLDLSEPDSVNGFATWYRDRHQGQLHVLVNNAGIHTKTLAPREKAPLTEDGFEVHWRTNYLGAYHLTWALLPLLQRTGIESGDARVVNVSSGLHERVGNEELFDEAPHRDTPRYHSWDAYGKSKLAMIHMAFEIERRFAESHNLHAVAVHPGVVMTNLTLPQAFRGRIGRMAHRISSALTSLVLLSPNAGAQTIVMCASQRPLQGGEYYERCAIAEPSADSQDDHAAKRLWDLSVQWVGTLAKPGARPGPA, from the coding sequence ATGTCGGGGCGTCACGTGATTGTGACCGGGGCATCACCCGGTTCGCTCGGGTACGAAACCGCCAGGATCCTCGCCAGCTGGGGCGCGAGGGTCGTGGCGACCTGCGTGCGCAATGTGCCCCTGATGGAGTCGTCGCTGAAAGACGACCTGCGCAGGTGCGGCGTCGACGCGGACAACATCACGGCGCACAGACTGGATCTCAGCGAACCTGACAGCGTCAACGGCTTCGCCACGTGGTATCGTGACAGACACCAGGGACAACTCCATGTACTGGTCAACAACGCGGGCATACACACGAAGACCCTCGCTCCACGAGAGAAAGCGCCTCTGACCGAAGATGGCTTCGAGGTACACTGGCGGACCAACTACCTTGGTGCCTATCACCTGACCTGGGCGCTACTTCCCCTCCTGCAACGGACCGGGATCGAAAGCGGCGACGCGCGGGTCGTCAACGTGTCCTCCGGTCTGCATGAGCGGGTCGGGAACGAGGAGCTTTTTGATGAGGCGCCGCACCGCGATACGCCGCGCTACCACTCATGGGACGCATACGGAAAATCGAAGTTGGCGATGATTCACATGGCATTTGAAATCGAAAGACGATTCGCCGAATCACACAACCTGCACGCGGTGGCCGTACATCCGGGCGTCGTAATGACCAACCTGACCCTGCCGCAGGCATTTCGAGGCAGGATCGGCAGGATGGCGCATCGAATCAGCTCCGCGCTGACCTCGCTGGTCCTGCTGTCCCCGAATGCCGGGGCGCAGACCATCGTGATGTGCGCGAGCCAACGGCCGCTGCAAGGTGGGGAATACTACGAGCGTTGCGCCATCGCCGAACCGAGCGCGGACAGCCAGGACGACCACGCGGCAAAACGCCTGTGGGACCTGTCTGTACAGTGGGTCGGGACGCTCGCGAAACCGGGTGCACGCCCGGGACCTGCATAA
- a CDS encoding phytanoyl-CoA dioxygenase family protein, protein MAMVDMKRIHALEDATELLARPRELRQRAAEHGCLFFRRLLDPARVVEVRRQVLGVCREHGWLAPGSNLIDGFANSGTSVFEGDDPRWQAFYNDVQRIRDFHALALDPAITHMLEVLFGEPALAHSRNICRLVFPDTNTHSTPPHQDNYFIGGSDETWTAWIPLGDCPEELGGLAVNRGSHRSGMLETTEGVGPGGRQVPVEDDSAWVGGDYTCGDVIILHSLTIHQGRDNLTADRLRLSSDYRYQPRSHPVREDSLQPHMNWLTWDQIYEHWDEDDPVKFYWRDWDLDVVKREPR, encoded by the coding sequence ATGGCGATGGTCGACATGAAGCGGATCCACGCCCTGGAAGACGCGACGGAACTGCTGGCGCGTCCCCGCGAACTGCGGCAACGTGCCGCGGAGCACGGCTGCCTGTTCTTTCGGCGTCTGCTTGATCCGGCGCGCGTGGTGGAGGTCCGGCGCCAGGTACTCGGTGTGTGCCGGGAACATGGCTGGCTTGCCCCCGGCTCGAACCTTATCGACGGTTTCGCGAATTCCGGTACAAGCGTGTTCGAAGGCGACGATCCGCGCTGGCAGGCTTTCTACAACGATGTCCAGCGAATCCGCGACTTCCACGCATTGGCCCTCGACCCCGCAATAACCCACATGCTCGAAGTGCTGTTCGGAGAACCCGCCCTGGCCCACAGCCGGAACATCTGCCGGCTCGTATTCCCGGACACGAACACCCACTCGACCCCGCCTCACCAGGACAACTACTTCATCGGCGGTTCGGACGAGACGTGGACGGCCTGGATCCCGCTGGGCGACTGCCCTGAGGAACTCGGCGGACTCGCCGTCAACCGGGGATCCCACCGCAGCGGCATGCTGGAGACGACCGAAGGCGTGGGGCCGGGCGGACGACAGGTTCCCGTAGAGGACGATTCCGCCTGGGTCGGCGGCGACTATACCTGCGGGGACGTCATCATCCTCCACAGCCTGACGATTCACCAGGGCCGGGATAACCTGACGGCGGACCGTCTACGGCTGTCGTCCGACTACCGCTATCAGCCGAGAAGCCACCCGGTTCGCGAGGATTCCCTTCAGCCCCACATGAACTGGCTGACGTGGGACCAGATATACGAACATTGGGATGAGGACGATCCGGTGAAGTTCTACTGGAGGGATTGGGACCTGGACGTGGTCAAGCGGGAGCCGCGTTAG